The DNA segment TGCCGGCCCAATTGACGAAGGCTTCCCACCACGGCTGATCGGCCGTGCAACTCACTCCCTTGGCGAAGCGTTGCAGCCAGGTCTGATACGCGGCAATCCAGACACCGGCAAGCGTCGTGGCGAGCATGACAAGCGCCGCCGCGCGCCGGGCCGGCGGCGATCCGGCCAGTTTCCATGCGGCGGCGGCTTCCAGGGCGAGCAGCAGGTAGAGCATGCGCTGCAGGATGCACAGCGGGCAGGCGGCGAGGTTCAGGGTTTGCGCCAGCACCACGCCGCCGGCCACCAGGCCAAGGGCGGCAAGGCCCGTGGCGGCAAACAATCCGCGCGGCGTGAACAGCAGGCGCAGAAAATCCATTGTTTATTTGCCCGACTTTTCCTGGCGCGCCTTGGCGATCATGGCGTCGGTGAGCTTCAGCAGTTCGTCGTAGTTGCTCACCGATTCGTTGTTGATCAGGAACTTGCCATCCACCACCAGGGAAGGAACGCCGCGGATGCGGGCGTTGGCGGCTTCCTGGTCGCCGCGCTGCACCTTGCTCTGCATGGAGAAGGAGGCCAGCGCGTCGCCGAACTTCTTGCCGTCGATGCCCTTGCTTGCCGCCCAGGCGACCACCGCTTCGTCGGTCTTGAAGGTGACGCGCTGCTCATGGATGGCGATGAAGACGGCGGCATCGAGCTTGGCCAGATCGCCGGTGGCCTCCAGTGCGTAGTAGATCCGGGCAAGACGCGCCCATTCGGGACGATTGAAGCTCACCGGGATGCGGCGGAAGCTGACATCCTTCGGCTGCCTGGCCGCCCACGGCGTGATCAGGGGATGAAAGTCGCTGCAATGGTTGCAGCCGTAGGAAAAGAATTCGATGACCTCGATCTTGCCCTTGGGCGTCGCCAGGGGCGGATTGATCGGGTTGAACTCGCGGCCGGCCTGCGGTTCGGCGGCAAGGCTGATGCCTGAAAGGACGAAAGAGGAAATGAGTGTGGCAAACAGCCAGGCGGTCAGTCGCTTCATGAAAGTCTCCAGTAAAAATAGCTTCGAGTGGAATTGTATGACAGCGTTCCCCATACAATGGACGAAACGCAAAAAATCTGAAGGAGCGGGGCGGCGATGGACC comes from the Sulfuritalea hydrogenivorans sk43H genome and includes:
- a CDS encoding disulfide bond formation protein B, with the protein product MDFLRLLFTPRGLFAATGLAALGLVAGGVVLAQTLNLAACPLCILQRMLYLLLALEAAAAWKLAGSPPARRAAALVMLATTLAGVWIAAYQTWLQRFAKGVSCTADQPWWEAFVNWAGSQWPLLFEASGLCSEAGWKFIGLSIAEWSLIAFTSMSIAMLMVLLRRN
- a CDS encoding thiol:disulfide interchange protein DsbA/DsbL, with amino-acid sequence MKRLTAWLFATLISSFVLSGISLAAEPQAGREFNPINPPLATPKGKIEVIEFFSYGCNHCSDFHPLITPWAARQPKDVSFRRIPVSFNRPEWARLARIYYALEATGDLAKLDAAVFIAIHEQRVTFKTDEAVVAWAASKGIDGKKFGDALASFSMQSKVQRGDQEAANARIRGVPSLVVDGKFLINNESVSNYDELLKLTDAMIAKARQEKSGK